Proteins from a single region of Corylus avellana chromosome ca11, CavTom2PMs-1.0:
- the LOC132165189 gene encoding uncharacterized protein LOC132165189, with amino-acid sequence MNKALTLSRRVGMLELCKFQMKSYISRRFGTYIGTSLKPFLEIKEPHMRLLGPWPFDRRVVLVTGYLTCISQPFDPWEKRYFKPLPISTGNPCVDLFLFAGPGICIGCTYYLLDLAWNHNPLTTLKIILYMPKIPKPRAYKSFHRPLLWLYHKHYKTLACNLRSLAECGYLKHLPLLLLQLLQSDTKFETNYWIIDRESSNGTFINAYHGDDDYRFIYNQISDLFSELLKSDLEFLKSGDLHKISLAAKFCPSLNTFFDYATLMCESITRRLFPQDLDLIYKKISEPHYAYRVRDRLRKEVIAPLRRALNSRESHIPAGEVLIQETRLTHNKDTQHNEALLTCTRERNMNFKNCCVRKYANTKIPVEELLPHKILCSLYDGSCAELANLQWKKMIEHLTMKGKLTNCLACCDVSPSMTGFCTTVSIALGLLISDLSQGPWRGKIMTFSHDPRLQKIEGIDLQSRTDFMETIMDWGLEIDLRKVFLHILEVAVKENIDKDQMVKTVFVFTSMEFIETCCHDNWNIDYQKIRNKFYENGYTTLPVIVFWNLLRHRHSFSSVRDFNALRRSGYDFGLGIVPNEPQGVILIKGFSNELLRLAIENNGVMNPDAIMEMVISDKRYEKVMVCD; translated from the coding sequence ATGAATAAAGCTCTGACTCTGAGCAGGAGGGTTGGGATGTTAGAATTGTGTAAGTTTCAGATGAAATCGTATATTTCTCGTCGTTTTGGCACATATATTGGTACTTCTCTGAAACCATTCTTAGAAATTAAAGAGCCCCATATGCGCTTACTTGGCCCATGGCCTTTTGATCGACGTGTAGTACTCGTTACTGGATATTTAACCTGTATCTCACAACCTTTCGATCCGTGGGAGAAAAGATACTTCAAACCTCTTCCGATATCCACAGGAAACCCATGTGTGGATCTTTTTTTGTTTGCGGGTCCTGGTATCTGCATTGGCTGTACTTATTATCTATTGGATTTGGCTTGGAACCACAACCCCCTGACCACTTTGAAAATTATCCTCTACATGCCAAAAATACCTAAGCCTAGAGCTTACAAGAGTTTCCACCGTCCTCTTCTTTGGCTTTACCATAAGCATTACAAAACCTTAGCATGCAACCTGAGGTCCTTAGCTGAGTGTGGATATTTGAAACATTTGCCTTTACTTCTTCTTCAGTTGCTGCAAAGTGACACAAAATTTGAAACTAATTATTGGATTATTGATAGGGAATCCTCAAATGGCACTTTCATAAATGCCTATCATGGGGATGACGATTATCGTTTTATATACAATCAGATATCAGATCTCTTCAGTGAGTTGCTCAAGTCTGATCTTGAGTTCTTGAAATCTGGCGATCTTCATAAAATCAGCCTCGCAGCTAAGTTTTGCCCCTCTCTTAACACATTTTTTGATTACGCAACACTTATGTGTGAGAGCATCACCAGAAGGCTCTTTCCCCAAGATTTAGATctaatatataagaaaatttcAGAGCCTCATTACGCATATAGAGTCAGAGATCGTCTACGTAAAGAAGTCATTGCCCCGCTTCGTAGAGCTTTAAACTCGCGCGAGTCTCACATTCCAGCCGGGGAGGTTCTCATACAGGAGACTCGTTTGACACACAATAAAGACACACAACATAACGAAGCTCTTCTAACATGCACTAGAGAAAGAAACATGAATTTCAAAAACTGTTGTGTGAGGAAATATGCAAATACAAAGATCCCAGTTGAAGAATTACTTCCTCACAAGATCTTGTGTTCTCTTTATGATGGCAGTTGTGCCGAACTTGCTAATTTACAATGGAAGAAAATGATCGAACACCTCACAATGAAGGGGAAGTTGACAAATTGTCTTGCATGTTGCGATGTCTCACCTAGCATGACTGGGTTTTGTACTACAGTTAGCATTGCACTTGGGCTTCTAATTTCAGATTTGAGCCAAGGCCCATGGAGAGGAAAGATTATGACATTCAGCCATGATCCTCGGCTTCAAAAGATTGAAGGAATTGATCTACAAAGTAGGACTGATTTCATGGAGACCATAATGGATTGGGGATTGGAAATAGATCTTCGAAAGGTGTTTCTTCACATCTTGGAAGTTGCAGTCAAAGAAAAcattgataaagaccaaatggTGAAGACAGTTTTTGTGTTTACTAGTATGGAATTCATTGAAACTTGCTGCCATGATAATTGGAATATTGATTAtcagaaaattagaaataagtTTTATGAAAATGGATATACCACTCTGCCCGTTATAGTTTTTTGGAACTTATTAAGACATCGTCACAGCTTCTCCTCAGTAAGAGACTTTAATGCCTTGAGGAGATCAGGTTATGACTTTGGGTTAGGTATAGTGCCAAATGAGCCTCAAGGGGTAATTTTGATTAAAGGCTTTTCAAATGAATTGTTGAGATTGGCTATAGAGAATAATGGGGTTATGAACCCTGACGCCATCATGGAAATGGTCATCTCTGACAAAAGATATGAGAAAGTCATGGTTTGCGATTAA